From one Dyella sp. 2HG41-7 genomic stretch:
- a CDS encoding site-specific integrase produces MARKSELPPGLEDRKPSNVIRARLRQQDAKGEVQNLRASFPYNEDVAASHPQSRTSAIVAAKAWLEEQRRALRFDGTPVGSRLQDQTLGGWVQRYIDEAEEAMVELAAMAQAKADGQPRAAKRPIPAHARKKGIAQECTVLRSYLREFPKLMARAPDQVTREHLDQVRDWLRYERTYRDGTPATVKPASINRNMDILSAVYNTARKDRNWNFDVANPIKGLPKLKAETAKEQPRKGELVTNAELTQILAKIPEASLETRCCICFLRWSGGRRSEALRLDWSDVDFDKEIPEVTFRDTKDPLGRQRQRTIPLNRHAVQALYELLAGKPKPAKGRVFPLAKDTPTQAFIRGRDRAGIHKRLHDMRHTRTTEVTSDLPVHEAQQITGHLDARMLMHYYHPDAQHLGAKLEKADAERAAAAVNKQVGDKGLLTLTPEQLTAMITKAVADALKG; encoded by the coding sequence ATGGCACGCAAGTCCGAATTGCCCCCCGGCCTGGAAGACCGCAAGCCCTCCAACGTGATCCGGGCTCGCCTGCGACAGCAGGACGCCAAGGGGGAAGTGCAGAACCTCAGGGCCTCTTTTCCCTACAACGAGGACGTGGCGGCCAGTCACCCCCAGTCTCGCACCAGCGCGATCGTTGCGGCGAAGGCGTGGCTAGAAGAACAGCGCCGCGCCCTCCGCTTCGATGGCACCCCCGTGGGCTCCCGTCTGCAAGACCAGACCCTGGGCGGGTGGGTGCAGCGCTACATCGATGAAGCCGAGGAAGCGATGGTGGAACTGGCCGCGATGGCCCAAGCCAAAGCCGACGGCCAGCCTCGCGCCGCGAAGCGGCCCATTCCGGCCCACGCTCGAAAGAAAGGAATCGCCCAGGAATGCACCGTGCTGCGTTCTTACCTGCGCGAGTTCCCCAAGCTGATGGCCCGGGCGCCCGATCAGGTGACCCGTGAGCACCTGGATCAGGTCCGGGACTGGCTGCGCTATGAGCGCACCTACCGCGATGGCACGCCGGCCACCGTGAAGCCCGCCTCGATCAATCGCAACATGGACATCTTGTCAGCGGTCTACAACACCGCGCGCAAGGATCGAAACTGGAACTTCGACGTGGCCAACCCGATTAAGGGCCTGCCGAAGCTCAAAGCCGAGACCGCAAAGGAGCAGCCCCGCAAGGGTGAGCTAGTGACCAACGCCGAACTCACTCAGATCTTGGCCAAGATCCCCGAGGCCAGCCTGGAAACCCGGTGCTGTATTTGCTTTCTCCGATGGAGTGGAGGTCGTCGCAGTGAGGCCCTGCGTCTCGACTGGTCCGACGTGGATTTCGACAAGGAGATTCCAGAGGTCACCTTCCGCGACACGAAGGATCCGCTGGGCCGTCAACGCCAACGCACCATCCCTCTCAACAGGCATGCGGTCCAGGCGCTCTACGAACTCCTGGCCGGCAAACCCAAGCCGGCGAAGGGGCGGGTGTTCCCGCTCGCCAAGGACACCCCAACGCAGGCTTTCATCCGCGGCCGCGATCGCGCTGGCATCCACAAGCGCCTCCACGACATGCGCCACACGCGCACCACCGAAGTCACCAGTGACTTGCCTGTGCACGAGGCCCAGCAGATCACGGGCCACCTCGATGCGCGCATGCTGATGCACTACTACCACCCCGACGCCCAGCACCTGGGCGCCAAGCTCGAAAAGGCCGACGCCGAACGCGCCGCGGCGGCTGTCAACAAGCAGGTGGGCGACAAGGGCCTGCTGACCCTCACCCCCGAGCAGCTCACGGCGATGATCACCAAGGCTGTCGCCGACGCGCTGAAAGGATAA
- a CDS encoding ribbon-helix-helix protein, CopG family, with translation MTLTAKTPRRPRGRPVVGTRKDFPIHGLIDEDTRKGVEALIARRQETQSGFVRRAVRELLEREMQAA, from the coding sequence ATGACCCTCACCGCCAAGACCCCACGACGTCCCCGCGGTCGCCCGGTTGTGGGCACGCGCAAGGACTTTCCGATCCACGGATTGATTGATGAAGACACCCGAAAGGGTGTTGAGGCGCTGATTGCGCGGCGCCAGGAAACCCAGTCCGGGTTCGTGCGTCGCGCGGTGCGGGAGTTGCTCGAACGCGAAATGCAAGCCGCTTAA
- a CDS encoding DUF5906 domain-containing protein, with the protein MSTQDHIQDAPGVNTIADDVPFIVGRGGKVTSMDEHRAAREQAKAEPALDPAEITSDPALQEIIRLGMKSWDRQERRKAKKEGGGEGGGQSATSNDDSLQLRYARHFFVNEDIRIGGSLDGGRSVYVWDGREDRWVVQNDDQARSHATRWLSNNAGQKTDADLAKKCLKTALDLYADDTAKRMPERDSRHPILPVIGAYLRIGDDGLIRASRPSMQAGVTHRVPAKLDWSRVDPETGIYTPRPLPADSRMAEYLNLFVPNKDVQNLLQEAVGSSLMPGAGWHKAFGLIGGSQSQFEDGSNGKSTLLKFLKALHPANISLDLEILHKAADQIADLEGKTLALSTETPDHLGKQSEQRFKAISAGDCIRGRGLYQSARYFEPECQIWFAKNGGALKLHDRSPAMQERIIYFPFNVRIPRNSDKEIKNFSSLVTDDPVQLSFLLDWALAGVARLCRNGKRFSVKPACMQAADEVQRMETDPTYAWLVDSGIAASPSRETAKSSLYQAYKRALLDGEYYPLSEAAFWRTARGFVESRGGKFQERQPSAPRHLPRPGRTCNLVIQGVPDQDYRWNVQPADAMPQDVADQVAEPLF; encoded by the coding sequence ATGTCTACCCAAGATCATATCCAGGATGCGCCTGGAGTCAACACCATCGCTGACGATGTGCCATTCATCGTCGGCAGGGGTGGAAAAGTCACATCCATGGACGAGCACCGCGCCGCGCGCGAGCAGGCCAAGGCGGAACCGGCCTTGGATCCGGCTGAGATCACCTCGGATCCTGCGCTGCAAGAAATCATCCGCCTGGGCATGAAATCCTGGGATCGCCAGGAGCGCCGCAAAGCCAAGAAGGAAGGCGGTGGCGAGGGCGGTGGCCAATCCGCCACCAGCAACGACGACTCGTTGCAGTTGCGCTACGCCCGCCACTTCTTTGTGAACGAAGACATCCGCATTGGCGGCAGCCTCGACGGTGGGCGCAGCGTCTATGTGTGGGACGGGCGCGAGGATCGGTGGGTCGTGCAGAACGACGACCAGGCCCGTTCCCACGCGACGCGGTGGTTGTCGAACAACGCGGGGCAGAAGACAGACGCCGATTTGGCAAAGAAGTGCTTGAAGACAGCGCTCGACCTGTATGCCGATGACACCGCCAAGCGGATGCCTGAGCGTGACTCCCGCCACCCCATCCTGCCTGTGATCGGGGCTTACTTGCGCATCGGCGACGATGGCCTGATCCGAGCCAGTCGCCCGAGCATGCAGGCCGGCGTGACTCATCGCGTGCCAGCGAAGCTGGACTGGTCACGGGTGGATCCCGAAACGGGGATCTACACGCCGCGACCGCTGCCGGCGGACAGTCGCATGGCTGAGTATCTGAACCTGTTTGTGCCCAACAAAGATGTGCAAAACCTGCTGCAGGAGGCGGTGGGCAGCAGCCTGATGCCTGGCGCGGGCTGGCACAAAGCCTTCGGCCTGATCGGGGGCAGCCAGTCTCAGTTCGAGGACGGCAGCAATGGCAAGAGCACGTTGCTGAAATTCCTGAAAGCGTTGCACCCGGCGAACATTTCCTTGGACCTTGAAATCCTGCACAAGGCCGCGGATCAAATCGCGGACCTGGAAGGGAAGACGCTGGCCCTTTCCACGGAGACGCCCGATCACCTGGGCAAACAATCGGAGCAGCGTTTCAAGGCGATTTCCGCGGGCGATTGCATCCGGGGGCGTGGCCTGTATCAGAGCGCCCGCTACTTTGAGCCTGAATGCCAGATCTGGTTTGCCAAAAACGGCGGCGCGCTCAAGCTGCACGACCGCAGCCCAGCGATGCAAGAGCGCATCATCTACTTCCCTTTCAACGTCCGCATTCCGCGCAACAGCGACAAGGAGATCAAGAACTTCTCAAGCCTGGTCACTGATGATCCGGTCCAGCTTTCTTTCTTGCTGGATTGGGCACTGGCTGGGGTGGCCCGGCTGTGCCGCAACGGCAAGCGGTTCTCCGTAAAGCCGGCCTGCATGCAAGCGGCCGATGAAGTGCAGCGAATGGAGACGGATCCGACCTACGCCTGGCTGGTGGACAGTGGCATTGCCGCGTCGCCCAGTCGGGAAACGGCGAAATCCTCGCTCTACCAGGCCTACAAGCGAGCCCTGCTGGACGGGGAGTATTACCCCCTCAGTGAAGCCGCTTTCTGGCGCACGGCCCGCGGCTTTGTCGAGTCCCGTGGCGGCAAGTTCCAGGAACGGCAACCCTCCGCCCCGCGCCACCTGCCGCGTCCGGGTCGCACATGCAACCTGGTGATCCAGGGGGTGCCGGATCAGGATTACCGGTGGAACGTCCAGCCGGCGGATGCCATGCCCCAGGATGTGGCGGATCAGGTGGCCGAACCCCTGTTCTGA
- a CDS encoding AAA family ATPase produces MTHTIHVHGRKGGSTKTLTTLTLAGALASLGADVLVVDLDPNGADGGSLRWASLAHANGRQPAFTVCPALPRRVEADVVIFDHPPGQPSRLPEGLIVIPTSLDPGNVISAMRLQAQLAKRKPAPIVVASRVRLDRAEPRKMLAQLEGVHAVRDRAIYPTSYGAGQTIYDMSGPHAEAARQEHLPVVQQVLAALGNPTFAPVQAGGVS; encoded by the coding sequence GTGACGCACACGATCCATGTGCACGGCCGCAAAGGCGGATCCACCAAAACCCTCACCACCCTCACGCTCGCCGGTGCCCTTGCCTCCCTGGGCGCCGACGTGCTGGTGGTGGACCTCGACCCGAACGGTGCCGACGGCGGAAGTTTGCGCTGGGCCTCTCTGGCGCACGCCAATGGTCGGCAGCCCGCGTTCACCGTGTGCCCGGCCCTCCCGCGCAGGGTAGAGGCGGACGTGGTGATCTTCGACCATCCGCCGGGGCAGCCCAGCCGGTTGCCGGAGGGCTTGATCGTGATTCCTACATCCTTGGATCCAGGCAATGTCATTTCGGCGATGAGGCTTCAGGCGCAGTTGGCTAAGCGGAAGCCTGCGCCCATCGTGGTGGCCAGCCGCGTGCGCCTCGATCGTGCGGAGCCCCGGAAGATGCTGGCGCAGCTCGAAGGCGTCCACGCCGTCCGGGATCGGGCGATCTACCCGACGAGCTACGGCGCGGGACAGACGATCTACGACATGTCCGGGCCGCATGCCGAAGCCGCACGCCAGGAGCATTTGCCGGTGGTGCAGCAGGTGTTGGCCGCCCTGGGGAACCCGACCTTTGCGCCGGTCCAGGCAGGAGGGGTATCGTGA
- a CDS encoding spore coat protein U domain-containing protein — MRLFLIVLIYLLPTLASAGSVTATLEIRATVVASCNVSTQPLTLTPHSTGSASPTGTVTAGSIDLRCTRGTPVTVSLEQGPLTGPGGATLAYTLSAPSSAIGQGARVVSLPVTGNVQGGQEVPVGDYAGTAVVRVTY, encoded by the coding sequence ATGCGTCTTTTCCTCATCGTCCTCATCTATCTGTTGCCAACACTGGCCAGCGCCGGCAGCGTCACCGCAACCCTCGAAATCCGAGCCACGGTGGTCGCAAGTTGCAACGTCTCCACTCAGCCGCTCACCCTCACCCCGCACTCCACCGGTTCCGCATCCCCAACCGGCACCGTCACCGCCGGGAGCATCGACCTGCGTTGCACACGCGGCACCCCCGTCACCGTTTCCCTGGAACAGGGGCCGCTTACCGGACCGGGCGGGGCAACGCTGGCCTACACGCTCAGCGCGCCGAGCTCGGCGATCGGGCAGGGAGCGCGTGTGGTGTCCCTGCCGGTGACCGGGAACGTGCAGGGTGGGCAGGAGGTGCCGGTGGGGGACTACGCGGGAACGGCGGTTGTGCGGGTGACCTACTGA
- a CDS encoding helix-turn-helix domain-containing protein: MKPSLDPLHWSRLKFYPRLLRIGWERYKELDPATQRQVKGIVKGRIRGDHYKAISEAVGLNTYYVEHYTKILGLPSTRAFRMRKVAKLRYHGLSAPEVAARMGLTVRAVNILRAHMRLPPFAREKRPPRHRSPLRGHIATLHAQGLPAAEIAERLGVSRQTVHIWIKRITRAA, encoded by the coding sequence ATGAAGCCCAGTTTGGACCCGCTTCACTGGTCGCGTTTGAAGTTCTATCCCCGCCTGTTGCGGATCGGGTGGGAGCGCTACAAGGAGCTCGACCCCGCCACGCAACGCCAGGTAAAGGGCATCGTGAAGGGCCGGATTCGCGGCGATCACTACAAGGCCATCTCGGAAGCTGTGGGCCTGAACACGTATTACGTGGAGCATTACACGAAGATCCTTGGCCTCCCTTCGACCCGCGCGTTCCGGATGCGCAAGGTGGCCAAGCTCCGTTACCACGGGCTCTCTGCGCCCGAGGTCGCCGCGCGCATGGGCTTGACGGTTCGTGCGGTGAACATCCTGCGCGCTCACATGCGCCTCCCGCCTTTCGCGCGCGAAAAGCGACCGCCACGGCACCGCTCCCCGTTGCGCGGCCACATCGCCACGCTTCACGCGCAAGGGCTCCCGGCCGCCGAGATAGCGGAACGTCTGGGCGTGTCTCGGCAAACCGTGCACATCTGGATCAAGCGGATCACGCGCGCCGCTTGA
- a CDS encoding DUF6573 family protein — protein MSDNAGNPFEGAPIIFAYTRKMALADGVLVELKEAPHQGFKIHTACTERVWASLIAWPFASNKEGMQRIREEALLRAAFLSVRTKIQMERAGVPDAQPDRCDFHVQAVIYDEGEPVTRDVQLYMMIGPGDTPQPVSTIMFVDED, from the coding sequence ATGAGCGACAACGCCGGCAATCCGTTTGAAGGGGCTCCGATCATCTTTGCTTACACCCGAAAGATGGCGCTGGCCGATGGTGTGCTCGTTGAGCTGAAGGAAGCTCCGCACCAGGGTTTCAAGATCCACACCGCTTGCACCGAGCGCGTGTGGGCCTCCCTGATCGCCTGGCCGTTCGCCAGCAACAAGGAGGGCATGCAGCGGATCCGGGAAGAAGCCCTGTTGCGCGCCGCGTTCCTGTCTGTTCGGACGAAGATCCAGATGGAGCGGGCAGGGGTGCCGGATGCCCAGCCCGACCGTTGCGATTTTCACGTGCAAGCCGTGATCTACGACGAAGGTGAACCGGTCACGCGGGACGTGCAGCTCTACATGATGATCGGACCTGGTGACACACCGCAGCCGGTGTCCACGATCATGTTCGTGGACGAGGACTGA
- a CDS encoding glycine zipper domain-containing protein, producing MNHKITRATLALTISVALAVTSGCATIDSTTQSLGHAVGIKNDNTASAVSGGVIGCGAGALIGHFLGKSALAGCAVGAATGAIASVQIHKHELEKARALAAEAEATKGVTATVATKTVDAKDDNGQPTKTEALDKLTITLPGKDVQTHAPAVQRILEKAATVADSSAEQTTIEVKGTLSERTWMTSQLRGAFKVDSTVKLIQTDAQVPSLVISPIPTPAQH from the coding sequence ATGAACCACAAGATCACTCGGGCCACCTTGGCCCTCACCATCAGCGTCGCCCTGGCTGTGACCAGCGGTTGCGCGACGATCGATAGCACCACGCAGTCGCTGGGGCATGCGGTCGGGATCAAGAACGACAACACCGCCTCGGCCGTCTCCGGCGGCGTCATCGGTTGCGGCGCTGGCGCCCTGATCGGCCATTTCCTCGGGAAGAGCGCGCTGGCCGGTTGCGCTGTGGGCGCAGCCACGGGTGCCATTGCGTCGGTGCAGATCCACAAGCATGAACTGGAGAAGGCCCGTGCCCTGGCCGCCGAAGCCGAAGCCACCAAGGGTGTGACCGCCACGGTCGCCACCAAGACCGTCGATGCGAAGGACGACAACGGCCAGCCGACGAAGACCGAAGCGCTCGACAAGCTGACCATCACGCTGCCGGGCAAGGACGTCCAGACGCATGCGCCGGCCGTGCAGCGCATCCTGGAGAAGGCCGCGACTGTGGCCGACAGCTCGGCTGAGCAGACGACCATTGAGGTCAAGGGCACGTTGTCCGAGCGCACGTGGATGACGTCGCAGCTTCGCGGGGCGTTCAAGGTGGACAGCACGGTCAAGCTGATCCAGACCGATGCCCAGGTGCCCAGCCTGGTGATCAGCCCGATCCCGACCCCGGCGCAGCACTGA
- a CDS encoding type IV secretion system DNA-binding domain-containing protein — MQVNPLPYTVKNLPYAGMLHFGTATGFLSLNRWDGFAPDPGLPVLMEPSALAQHMIILGANGVGKTVLLKQLIQDYIRANIGGLVIMDGKGALPAEFRHLKNYIFIDPRVCVISLYEGLEPEGVTTAYAQINMRPDAKDPIWQNSTSDVIYNTAVILWWLVKYADAMNTPEEDRVWNWCMYDHDRLAQLALSDKDADRVEVGKYLEFLKAQYPGEMSGLLGGAINYVENTMGGWADTVRGSVLATYGAWTTPLLSQKDIQRWARAVHSEKDPEACLFGGIIGINLGEVQFGRAGILASSFLKNRIYTKGKKRADFGNDWAAAIPGSTPVWVVQDEYPAIATEAEVTIALQGRSLGLWLCCLAQNIEAIYATNHNKSSLDAFLGNLLSRIVMQTTPITAKWLQDTVGPVWIPGWMKNTQGIDYISSASNALGSVLYDTSHPDRAFLKSLLRRGFGTFQKVHFKPGTVQRVTEDDHAERASRHAVVTGGQWVEEPLISLADFLSKTQKITKGGNGLEPEGGVAFVQVMRAGAIRRDFVQLLPPGPIAADLLDPTVTEEQRKKHEADMQKIKEQVAAFNAQEAADKANAEAEAEAAAEVTA; from the coding sequence ATGCAAGTGAACCCCCTGCCTTACACCGTCAAAAATCTTCCGTATGCCGGCATGCTGCATTTCGGCACCGCCACGGGGTTCCTCAGTTTGAACCGCTGGGATGGCTTCGCACCTGATCCGGGTCTTCCCGTCTTGATGGAGCCCAGTGCTCTCGCGCAACACATGATCATTTTGGGCGCGAATGGTGTGGGCAAAACTGTCCTTCTTAAACAGCTTATTCAGGACTACATCCGCGCAAACATCGGCGGACTCGTGATCATGGACGGCAAAGGGGCGTTGCCCGCCGAGTTCCGGCACCTGAAAAACTACATCTTCATCGATCCTCGCGTGTGCGTCATCTCGCTCTACGAAGGCTTGGAACCCGAGGGCGTCACGACGGCTTATGCGCAAATCAATATGCGCCCGGACGCCAAGGATCCCATTTGGCAGAACAGCACCAGTGACGTGATCTACAACACCGCCGTGATCCTCTGGTGGCTCGTGAAGTATGCCGATGCCATGAACACGCCCGAAGAAGACCGGGTGTGGAACTGGTGCATGTATGACCACGATCGACTGGCCCAGTTGGCGCTTTCCGATAAGGACGCCGACCGAGTCGAGGTGGGCAAATACCTGGAATTCTTGAAGGCGCAATACCCCGGTGAAATGTCGGGTCTGCTGGGCGGTGCCATCAACTATGTTGAGAACACCATGGGCGGATGGGCTGACACGGTCCGCGGCTCGGTGCTGGCGACCTACGGTGCTTGGACGACGCCGTTGTTGTCGCAGAAGGACATTCAGCGCTGGGCGCGCGCGGTGCACTCTGAGAAAGATCCAGAGGCCTGTTTGTTCGGGGGGATTATTGGAATCAATTTGGGGGAGGTCCAGTTTGGACGCGCGGGAATTTTGGCCTCGAGTTTCCTGAAGAACCGAATTTACACAAAGGGTAAGAAGCGCGCCGACTTCGGCAACGACTGGGCCGCGGCAATTCCTGGCTCGACGCCGGTGTGGGTGGTGCAAGACGAGTATCCGGCCATTGCCACCGAGGCGGAGGTCACCATCGCGCTGCAGGGCCGTTCGCTCGGTTTGTGGCTGTGCTGCCTGGCCCAGAACATCGAGGCGATTTACGCCACAAATCACAACAAATCGAGCCTGGATGCCTTCTTGGGTAACCTGCTCAGCCGCATTGTGATGCAGACCACCCCGATCACGGCCAAGTGGTTGCAGGACACCGTGGGCCCCGTGTGGATCCCGGGCTGGATGAAGAACACGCAGGGCATCGATTACATCAGCTCCGCGTCGAACGCCCTGGGCAGCGTGCTCTACGACACCAGCCATCCCGACCGCGCGTTCCTTAAGTCCTTGTTGCGTCGTGGCTTCGGCACGTTCCAGAAAGTCCATTTCAAGCCCGGCACGGTGCAGCGGGTGACGGAGGACGACCACGCCGAAAGGGCCTCTCGGCACGCCGTGGTCACGGGCGGGCAGTGGGTGGAAGAGCCGCTGATCAGTTTGGCTGATTTCCTCAGCAAGACCCAAAAGATCACCAAGGGCGGCAACGGACTCGAACCCGAAGGCGGCGTGGCCTTCGTGCAGGTGATGCGTGCCGGCGCTATCCGCCGCGACTTCGTGCAACTCCTGCCCCCGGGCCCGATCGCCGCTGACCTCTTGGATCCGACAGTCACCGAGGAACAGCGGAAGAAGCACGAAGCGGACATGCAAAAGATCAAGGAGCAAGTGGCCGCATTCAACGCGCAAGAGGCGGCGGACAAGGCCAACGCTGAGGCGGAAGCCGAGGCCGCCGCGGAGGTGACCGCATGA
- a CDS encoding ankyrin repeat domain-containing protein, with translation MNRNLFIHRVQLPQRERQEVSNDHTPIPGMNLFGPTSAPTLEPNTQQQGEVPMKIEHEDQRLEEARARFGQAFDQARDRVAELRELNLVQPSQTNEDLLQQSSIELPGGSKVSLIDFKDPMAPAIDKALAHQASNVDFDHATDETTPLHSAVADNKLGLVQRLLDHGADPNFQISEYAANADAPLVPLMRAKSPEMVDLLCNNGADVQKCLWHQDMLANPQVTQAFLDRGLHPNARTQEQHMDADESTQGESALHLAQDPEVARRLVLAGADIQANAGTREKPLSVTQKWAEDPESFGLIPVSKGPAFEQAVRDASAERQHLQHQQQENPVEKNMKPDEQMQRVPPTLATAVANGMVMPKRHASLGEAAAAATGQGKSEGEGQGGRQGGQERPSHSSYYNPVPVGGMAMPQRSNTIGDAVVQREAAQKRRRTQSI, from the coding sequence ATGAACCGCAACCTCTTCATCCATCGCGTCCAACTCCCGCAACGGGAGCGTCAGGAGGTGTCCAACGATCACACACCGATCCCCGGGATGAACCTGTTTGGACCCACCTCGGCGCCGACCCTCGAACCGAACACTCAACAGCAGGGGGAGGTCCCCATGAAAATCGAACACGAAGACCAGCGTCTGGAAGAAGCCCGGGCGCGTTTCGGCCAGGCCTTCGACCAGGCCCGTGACCGCGTCGCGGAATTGCGCGAACTTAATCTCGTTCAGCCGTCGCAAACGAATGAAGACCTGTTGCAGCAATCGAGCATCGAACTGCCCGGCGGATCCAAAGTGTCCCTCATCGACTTCAAGGATCCGATGGCGCCCGCGATCGACAAGGCATTGGCCCACCAGGCCAGCAATGTGGACTTCGATCACGCCACAGACGAAACCACGCCCCTGCACTCCGCGGTGGCGGACAACAAGTTGGGCCTGGTGCAACGCCTCTTGGACCACGGGGCGGATCCGAACTTCCAAATCTCGGAGTATGCCGCGAATGCAGACGCGCCTCTTGTTCCGCTCATGCGCGCCAAGTCCCCCGAGATGGTGGATCTGCTCTGCAACAACGGGGCCGATGTTCAGAAGTGCCTTTGGCATCAAGACATGCTCGCCAACCCGCAGGTGACCCAAGCTTTCCTGGATCGGGGCCTCCATCCGAATGCTCGCACCCAAGAACAACACATGGATGCGGACGAAAGCACTCAGGGCGAAAGCGCGTTGCATCTGGCCCAGGATCCCGAAGTGGCTCGGCGCCTGGTGCTCGCCGGGGCTGACATCCAGGCCAACGCGGGCACGCGCGAGAAACCCTTGTCCGTCACTCAGAAATGGGCCGAGGACCCTGAGAGTTTCGGCCTGATCCCCGTGAGCAAGGGCCCCGCATTCGAGCAAGCGGTTCGGGACGCCTCGGCGGAGCGACAGCACCTTCAACATCAGCAACAGGAGAATCCCGTGGAAAAGAACATGAAACCCGACGAACAGATGCAGCGCGTCCCGCCAACTTTGGCCACCGCCGTGGCCAATGGCATGGTCATGCCCAAGCGTCACGCCAGCTTGGGTGAAGCGGCCGCCGCAGCCACTGGGCAGGGCAAGAGTGAAGGGGAAGGGCAGGGCGGTCGCCAGGGTGGCCAGGAACGTCCGAGCCACAGCTCTTACTACAACCCCGTGCCCGTGGGTGGGATGGCGATGCCGCAGCGGAGCAACACGATCGGGGACGCCGTGGTGCAGCGTGAAGCCGCCCAGAAGCGTCGGCGCACGCAGAGCATCTGA
- a CDS encoding murein L,D-transpeptidase catalytic domain-containing protein, translating into MFDLPPPQVLDHALSSAVCAAGHMPERLLIADMHERNSKPRLWALDLSDPQHPQVVLQTWVEHGSGSDPKHTGYASVFGNQPDSQMTSLGLYAVGERYRSIQYDRWSYQLLGLDKTNSNALVRGIALHPSKFVTATHQDFSEGCAAVPTDALPKLEKAWGSVSGTYLYIDGKGAPVRTCAAYPHWPTTASVVWQKPKNVCTAGEPS; encoded by the coding sequence ATGTTCGATCTACCGCCACCCCAAGTCTTGGACCACGCCCTCAGTTCCGCCGTGTGCGCCGCGGGCCACATGCCCGAACGGCTCTTGATTGCCGACATGCACGAGCGCAACTCCAAACCCCGGCTGTGGGCACTGGACCTCTCGGATCCCCAGCATCCCCAGGTGGTGTTGCAGACCTGGGTGGAGCACGGCAGCGGCTCCGATCCCAAGCACACCGGCTACGCCAGCGTGTTTGGCAACCAGCCCGACAGCCAGATGACGAGCCTGGGCCTCTACGCGGTGGGCGAGCGCTACCGCAGCATCCAATACGATCGGTGGAGCTATCAGCTCCTGGGGCTCGACAAGACCAACTCCAACGCCTTGGTGCGCGGCATCGCGCTCCACCCGTCCAAGTTCGTCACTGCAACCCACCAAGACTTCTCGGAAGGGTGCGCCGCCGTTCCCACCGATGCCCTGCCCAAACTGGAAAAGGCATGGGGCAGTGTCAGTGGCACCTACCTTTACATCGACGGCAAAGGCGCCCCTGTGCGCACATGCGCCGCCTATCCGCACTGGCCCACGACCGCGAGTGTCGTGTGGCAGAAACCCAAGAATGTTTGCACCGCCGGAGAACCCTCATGA